From Acidobacteriota bacterium:
TGACCGTCCTCCCAGGTCAGGCGGAGCTTGCGCTCCTCCGGCAGGCGGCGAGCTTCGACCAGATAGAGTGGCTTCGTGGGTCCGTTGGGGCTCATGGTGCTCTCAGGCAGGTTCAGGGTGGATCACTGGTACCCGGCGGCGTCCAGGGCCCGCAGCGCAGAATGCGCCACAGCGCCTTGCCGGAGCCTATCAGGGCGCCGTCCCGACGGATCACCGCTTCGCCATAGTGACTGCAGGTGGGCTGGAAACGGCAATGCACCCCCATCCCCGGCATGCGCGGCGAGAGCGTTGCCTGATAGAGGTCGATGGCCCCCAGAAGAGCCGCGGCGGAGAGCTGAGCCTCGGGAGGACGGGAAAGGTCGAGCAGCAACAACAGGGCCAGCGCCGCCAGGATCCAGGGCCAGCGGCGACGGCGGGCTGTGGAAGAGACGGGCGCGACGGGCGTGGCAGCCCGCTCAGGTTCCATTGATCACGAGGTAGGCCCAGTTGACCAGTACCGCCAGCACCACTCCAGCGCGCAGCCAGAGGGGCGGAGCGCCGGAGGGCTCGCGCAGCGGTCGCCGAGCGAGGGCCAGAGCGCCGGCCACCA
This genomic window contains:
- the yidD gene encoding membrane protein insertion efficiency factor YidD; its protein translation is MEPERAATPVAPVSSTARRRRWPWILAALALLLLLDLSRPPEAQLSAAALLGAIDLYQATLSPRMPGMGVHCRFQPTCSHYGEAVIRRDGALIGSGKALWRILRCGPWTPPGTSDPP